GATTAATGAAGTAGAAGATTATCGGCTTGTGGCTCAGGAAAGTTTACGTATTGTGCCGTTCAATATTGATGAACGTTTTGCATATATTGAAACACGTAAGCACCATTATATGGGATATCAGCAAATGAAGACGTTGAAATCTGAATTAGTGAAGATGTATGCAGCATATCGTGCACGTCATCGCTTATCGTAAAAATTTCAAGTCTCAATCCATTCATATATTTTTGACTGATTAAATGATTTTAAAGTAGTTGGAAAATGAGGATGAATGGATAAAACATTGATGCTATTGATTTATTGATTTCATAAACTTGCCCTCAGTTTGCTGTGTTTAATATAAGATTGCCCAGAAGGCTGAGACTCCTGAGGGATCAGCTGGTCCGGAAAATCCAATTCGGCATCGATCAAGTGTTCATTTCAATCAAGCCGAATTTAGTTGAAGGGCCAGCCCCTAGGAACGCGAAGCCATGAAGGCAATCTAAAGCCACAAGACATAGGGAGGGCAAGTTTAACAAAAATATTGCATCAATAGCATCAAAAGTTTTCAAGCCCCAACCCTTGGTATACACAACAAAATATAGTAAAGGAGCTGAGGAATCTTAATGTCCCAGCTCCATTCCTACGATTTATAGATTTATGATTGATATAAGTGATGTGATAAATATGAAAAAGGAGCGGGGCGCTCATGCTAGCCCTGCTCCTTTTTGTATGGCATTTTAACGACCGAATAAGTTGCCGAAAATACCATTACCGTTATTATTGCTGTTATTGTTGTTACCTTGTTGTGAATTGTTATTGGCATTGCTCAAATTCTGACCGTTGTTGCCATTTCTGTTGTTGTTAGAACGTGAACCAATGTTTGTCCCATTACTTGATTCAGTAAAGTTACTTGTTGTATTGCCATCAGGTGACTTTGCAACATACAGGCTCTTACCGCTACCTGCAACAGAGTCTGGACGTGTAAAGTCCGAACCGTCACGTGGACTAATATCGCTCATTACATCTTTAAAGAGTAATTGCGGATATTTTTGTTCACTACTGCCGACGAATGAGTTTTGACCGTATTGTTTCACTTCACTAAAGCCCATCCATACAGACATAGTATATTTCGGTGTGAAGCCTGAGATCCATACGTCTTTAGCAGCTGAATCAGGTAAATTGTACTGTTGATATGTTTCTGCACCATACGTACCTGTACCTGTTTTAGCAGCCATATTCACACCATCGACTTTGTTGCCATAAGCAGAACCGTATGCTTCAAATGTACCTTTTAAAATCTCAGTAATCATATAAGCTGTGTAGTCATTCATTGCTTTATGGCTCGTAAAATCGAATTCAATTGTATTGCCATTTGCTTCTACAACTTTTTTAATTGAATGTGCTTTGTTGTACGTACCACCATTTGCAAATGATGCATAGGCTGAAGCAAGTTGCGTAGGTGAGAATTCAGAAGATGAACCACCTAATACTTCTGAAGGTCCAATATCTGTATTTTCATACTCTAAACCAACTTTTTTCGCAAAATCTGTCGGTGCATTGTTACCAGCTTGAGATTTGACTTGTTGCCATGTTTTCAATGCTGGAATGTTAAAACTTTGACGTAATGCATCATAAATGGATACCGTACCATGGCTTTGTTGGTCATAGTTTCTAAAGGTTGCACCATTAATATTGTATGCTGATTCGTCTTGAATAGAGTGGTTGGTTGCCCATTGCATGTTGTCAATTGCTGGACCATAAGCTAAGAATGGCTTCAATGTCGAACCAGTTGGATGTGCGTCAGTCGCTTGGTTACGCTCAACGACATCTTTATAGTTACGACCACCTGAAATGGCAACTAAAGCACCAGTTTGGCTGTCCACGATTGTTGAACCCACCATCTGATCTTCATTTTTATAATAACCACCATTATCAATACGATTTTGTAAGCTGTTTTGAGCATCTTTATCCATGTAAGTGTAAATTTTAATACCACTGTTAAGAATGTCAGATAAATTTTGTCCTTTAAATTCAGGATTGTTCATCAACTCTTGCTTCACAAAGTTCACATAAGAATTGTATTGTTCTGAATCATCGTCTGGTTTAATTTGTCTATCTTCTGCTGTACGTTGCACGAGATTCTCAGTGATTGGCGTATCTTGCGCTTCTTTTTTCTCTTTTTCAGAAATGCGATGATGATATGCCATCAAGTACAATACTGTATCTTTACGTTTTTCAGCTTCTTCTGGATGGTCATAAATGTTATAAGTGTTAGGAACTTGCGGCAGACCTGCGAGATACGCCGATTCAGCTAAGTTCAAATCTTTTAAATCTTTATCGAAGTAGTATCTTGCTGCAGCCTTAATCCCATACACACCATCAGAGTAGTAAATTTTGTTGAGATACATTTGGAAAATTTCATCTTTAGAATATTCCTGTTCTAAACGATAAGATAAGTAGGCTTCTTGCGCTTTACGTTCAATCGACTTTTGGTCTGTTAAAAACGTACGTTTAACCACTTGTTGTGTTAGCGTCGAAGCACCTTGTGAACCAAAGCCGCCCGTAATATTTTTCAATACGGCACCGAATAAACGTTTGTAATCGAGTGCACCGTGATCATAAAAACGGTTGTCTTCAGTTGCAAGTACTGCATCTTTCATCGTATCGGGAACATCTTTTAAATCCACATGTTCTCGTCTTGCACCATTATCAAGCGTCTTAACTAATTCATCATCTTTATCGTAAATTTTTGCTGGACTTGGATCTTGGAGTTTAGACTCGTTAAATGCCGGTGCTTTCCAGGCATAATATGCGAAAAGCAATACAGATAAGAGTGCTAAGATGACAAATGCTAATACTAAAAAGCTCAACACTTTAATGATCATACGCTTGATGTTCTTATTCTTTTTTTGACCGGACTTCTTTTTCGTTTGCTTAGAAGTCCCTTTCTTTTCCGTCATAAGCGGTCCTCACTTTCATCTAATATCAACTTATCAACTGCACTGAGGTAATCTAATCTTGGTTGATACTGATAAGGAATATAGTAACCATTTTCTTGAATTTCTTCAACCTTAATTGATTTTTTTCCATTTTTTAAGAAGCGCTCCCAAAACGGAAAAAATCGCTTAAACGGCAAGAGATAAACTTCATTGATTCCTTTAAAGCGGAGTAGCAAAAAAACAATTCCTCCATGAGCCACTGCTTGTTTCATATGTTCAACTTGATGCGCATGGATGTTTTGTAACGGAAAAGATGTTTTGTTTTTCGTTTCCTTTGCCTCAAAATCAATGTAATAGCCCTTATAAACACCATTATAATCAGTAGTTGAAGGCGTTCGAAAATAAGCCTCTTTAATTACAGCTTGACTGCGTTTTGGATAATTCACATGGACAATTTGCACAGGTGTTGGTTTCTTATGAATCACAGCGCGTTCTGTCTTCAAATAATATTGGTTGGAACTTTCAATATCATTTTCCAATGTCATGCCGCGCCCACCGTATTTAATTTTACTCGATTTGTTTGTCCTCGTACTTCCGTCTTGAGTCTGACTCGGCTTAAAAGGCTTACCGTTTGGATAATTCATTTATCTCACCTACAATCCATGTTTTTTGTCCTATAAACATGATAGGATAGGCGTTTTATAAATCGAAAGGATTCATAAACTGACATTATTGTAACATACATAGTCGTTTAACGTGACCTAAAATCAATTCCAGTTAAAATATTTCAACACATTATGATAAAATTAATTTAGTTTAACGAAAGGTGTTAGATTCATGCAAATTGTCATACAACAGTTGATCCACGATTTAGCAACGATTTCACAACGTTATGAAGCAGCTCGATCAGGGAAACAATATGATTTTTATAAAGAAGCGCAACCGTTCGTCCAACAAGTTGATGCCCACTTGCAAACATTACAGCACTATCAAGACACCATTTCAAAACAAAAATATTTCAACGCACGAAAATTACAACGCATGTCATCTTTAATGGCAGAACTGGCCGTCGCATGCCATCAATTCACAACGAGCAAAAAATTATTTTTAGATCAATTTAAAGCCGTACGACATGATCTGAACTACTTATCACAATTGGAGCGTGACGAACATGTTTAAGACCATGTATTTGACGGGTTACAAGTCTTATGAACTGCAAATATTCAATGATCAAGCACCTGAAGTGACCTATTTAAAAAAATTTATAACGCAAAAATTAATTCAGTATATAGAGGAAGGTTTAGAATGGGTGTTAATCCAAGGGCAATTGGGTATTGAATTATGGGGTGCCGAATGTGTCATTGCGTTGAAAGAAGATTACCCCGAGCTCAAATTAGGCGTCATTACACCATTTTTAGAACATACATCTAAATGGAATGAACAAAATCAGCTCAAATATCAGCAGGTGATCGAAATGAGTGATTATGTCAACAGTGTGCATCAGCATACATACGAAGGACCGTTTCAGTTTCAACAAGCGGATCAATTTATGTTGGACCATACAGATATCACTGTATTAATCTATGATGAAGAACAACCCGCAAGTTCACAATTTTTCAAAAAGAAGTTAGTTGATTTTGTTGAAAAAACAAACTATACTTGTGATATTGTGACGTTTGACGAAATTACGAACTTTATCAATGATTTACAATGGTCCGAAGAAATTTAAATCAAATGAGGTGGAACAAATGTCAGATGTTTCGTTAAAATTATCAGCAAAAGACATTTACGAAAAAGACTTTGAAAAGACAATGGTTCGTGGCTATCGTCCCCAAGAAGTGGATGCTTTTTTAGACGATATTATTGCGGATTATCAAAAAATGTCAGACTTAAATAATGAAGTCATCAAATTATCAGAAGAAAATCACAAATTAAAAAAAGAGATTGAAGATTTACGTATTCGTGTTGCCTCTAGTCGACCACAAGATAATAAGAGTTTCTCAAATCAAAGTTCAAACCAAAATAATAATGTAGATATTTTAAAACGAATTTCTAACCTTGAAAAAGCAGTCTTTGGAAAATAGGGATTGTTTTTTAATTGAAAAATGCTATAATTTTTTGAGGATATTTCGTGTAATCGCTATATGTGATGACATATAGAGGAAAGTCCATGCTCACACAGTCTGAGATGACTGTAGTGTTCGTGCTTGATGAAACAATAAGTCAAGGCAATATTCGATATTGACGGCAACGACCTAACCTAAGTCTTTTGATACGGTTACATTAGTTTGAAAGTGCCACAGTGACGTAGCTTTATTAGAAATAATGAAGGTGGAACGCGGTAAACCCCTCGAGTGAGCAATCCAAATTTGGTAGGAGCACTTGTCTAACGGAATTCAACGTATAGACGAGGAAAAGTTCAGCATACTTTTCAGACAGATGATTACAACTGAAGTACCAGTGTAACTAGTGCACGTAACGAGTACATCAGTACAGAACATGGCTTATAGAAATATCTCAGACTAGTCACCTTAGGGCTGGAACAAGACGTTCCAGCCCTTCAATTTGTCTTGACAACGCATGAAATAAGAATCAGTATCAATAGAGAGGCGCTTTGTTTGCTATCGACACATAGAAATCTTTTGAGTAGCGGACTGTAAAATTGATTAAGGAATGCGAGTCCGAGCACGCAAACAATAAAACCAAATATCGATAACATCATCAATTAAATCAATCTGAAAACAATGATAAAAATGAAATACATAAACTGATATTCAAAAGGAGGAATTTTCGTGTATCAACTATTAGCAGTTTGTCCGATGGGGCTTGAATCAATCGTCGCGAAAGAAGTCCAAGATTTAGGCTACGACACACGCGTAGAAAATGGACGCATTTATTTTGAAGGAGACGCATCTGCCATCGTTAAAGCCAATTTATGGTTACGTACTGCAGACCGTGTCAAACTTATCGTAGGACAATTTGAAGCCGTAACTTTTGATTCATTATTCGAACAAACGAAAAATTTACCTTGGGAACAGCTCATCCCAGCTGATGGTCAATTCCCAGTGCAAGGACGTAGTTTAAAATCAAAACTATTTAGTGTTCCTGATGTGCAGGCGATTACTAAAAAAGCAATTGTCGAACGATTGAAAAATGCGCATCAAGTGTCAGGTTGGTTGGATGAATCAGGCGCAAAATATCCTGTTGAAGTCGCTATTTTAAAAGATAAAGTCTTGTTAACGATTGATACATCCGGCTCTGGTTTGAATAAACGTGGTTACCGTTTGGCACAAGGTGAGGCACCAATCAAGGAAACACTCGCTGCAAGTTTAGTTAAATTAGCCAATTGGACGGGTGATACACCGCTTATCGATCCATTTTGTGGTTCTGGAACAATTGCGATTGAAGCTTGTTTAATTGCGCAAAATATCGCACCCGGGTTTAATCGTTCATTTATTTCAGAACAATGGGATATCATTCCGGAAGGGCTGTATGACCAAAAACGTGCGGAAGCTGATGAACTCGCCGATTATGACAAAGAAATCGAAATTTATGCTTCTGATATTGATCCTGAAATGGTTGAAATTGCACAACGCAATGCTGATGAAGTCGGTATCGGTGATATTATCCGCTTCGAAGTCAAAGATGTGAACACCCTTACTATTGATCACGACGGTCCAATTGGCTTAATCGGTAACCCGCCGTATGGTGAACGTATCGGGGACCGTGCAGAAGTTGAAGCAATGTACCGCAATCTCGGCATTCTCATGCAAAATCACCCAAATTTGTCACTTTACATTATGACAAGTAACAAAGAATTTGAATATCTCGCAAATCGCAAAGCTACAAAGCGTCGTAAGTTGTTTAACGGCTATATTGAAACAACTTATTACCAATACTGGGCCAATAAAAAAGCTTAAGCCATTTTAATTTTTACGAAAAGAGGGAGCACTTTGTATCAAGATAATGAATTTAAAAAAGGCATTCTTTTCGCTTTATTGGCTTATGTGATGTGGGGCACATTGCCGTTATATTGGTCACTCATTCACGATGTCGATCCGATTGAAACGCTAATGTATCGTATCGTTTTATCACTCATTTTTATGCTGATTCTTTTACCCATCATTGGACGATGGCAGCAATTTGCTCAAGATATGGCGCAACTGAAAGCGAAACCGTTCAAACTATTGATTATCATTTTAGCGGGCTATATCGTCACAGTGAACTGGGGCACGTTTATTTATGCGATTGATGCTGGTTTTGTATTACAAACGAGTTTAGGGTATTATATCAATCCACTCGTCAGCATTTTACTGTCCATGATATTTTTTAAAGAACGTTTCAATCGTCTCGAATGGGTGGCGATTCTCTTTGCTGTACTTGGTGTCGTTTATATGACTTTTAAAGTAGGCGAATTTCCATACATTTCGTTAATTTTAGCCTTTTCATTTGGTATTTACGGTTTACTGAAAAAACTCGTTCCGATGCCAGCGTTGAGTAGCATTAGCATTGAGTCACTTGCGACAGCACCCATGGCGATTATTTATTTAATTATCGTTGGACAAACAGCTGATTTAAGTATCGGATGGAATATGTCGACGTTTTGGTTGCTCTTTTCAGGTGCTGTTACGGCATTACCGTTACTCTCATTTTCAGAAGGGGCGATTCGTATCCCGTTATCATTAATGGGCTTTATACAATACGTAGGGCCGACGCTCATTTTTATACTTGGGATTTTTGTGTTTAAAGAACCCTTTAATGTCGACCAATTTATCACGTTTTGCTTTATTTGGGGCGGTATCGTAATTTATGTTATTTCTCAAATCATCAAAATTAAAAAGCGCCCACAACCATTGCAATACCAAAATTAATCCAAATATAAGCTAACATCGTACATTGACTGTGCGGTGTTATTTTTTGCTTTCAATTTCATATTAAAATGCCATTATTTTTAATCACTGCAATAGCATTTATCGTTATAAACTCATATAATACTTAAATATAGACGTTTAAAACAAGGGGAATCCAATATCTATGCAGAATCAAGAACAACTGGATATTTTATATAAACTTAAAAAAGAAGTTGAAAAATCTGATCATACCGCTTTTATACATACAATTAACCAAATGATTAAAAAAGTGTATTTGAATCACTACACCATGACTTTTGTCGGCCACTTTTCAGCGGGTAAATCGACGGTCATTAATCGTCTTATCGGCCAAGACATTTTACCAAGTTCACCCGTTCCGACAACAAGTAATACCGCATTAGTAACGATTGCTGATGCACCTGGGATTACAGCGAACATTGAAGGTCAAAAGTATACACAATTGACTTCTTATGATGATGTCAAACAAATGAACCGCGAAAATTTTCAAGTTGAGTCCATCGACATTCGTATTCAAAGTGATGTATTTCAAAACGGCTTTACATTCCAAGATACACCTGGTGTCGATTCCAATGTACAATCACACAGTATGCAAACGGAGCAATTTCTGTATACGAGTAATATCGTTTTCTATACGGTCGATTATAACCATGTACAATCCGCGCTGAACTTTCAATTTATGAAGCGTCTGAATCGTGCAGGCATCCCTGTTGTTTTCGTCATTAACCAAATTGATAAACATGACGAGAATGAGCTCACATTCCAAACATTTCAAAATCGTGTGGAACAATCTGTGCGTGAGTGGGATATTGATTTACTCGACACATTTTATATAACAAAGTTTGAACATCCACAAAACCAATTCGATGCGTTGCGCGCCTTTATTATGGAACAAGATCAGCACCGTGAAGCTGTGAAAGACTATGTCGCACGTATGAAACAATTTATTCATCAACATCAATTGGACTATTTACAACATGAAATGGATGAAATTTTAGAACAGCTTAACATTAAAGCGACACAATTCGATCAAGCGTATCAATCACATCAACAAAATGAAATGATCAGTGAGGAAGCACAATTGTTGAATGATGCAGGAGCGTTGAAACATTATTTGAAAGATAAACGTCGCTCCATTATCGATAATGCGTATATTATGACTCATGACATGCGTGAAACGATTCGTTATTATTTGGAAAGTATGACGAAAGATTTTAAAGCGGGTGGCTTGTTTAATAAAAAGAAAAAGACAGAAGAAGAACGTCAAACACGCCTTAATCAATTAATGACAGACCTTCAAAGTAAAGTGGAACACCAAATCATTAAACCGATGCAAGAGGATTTGTCATTTCTCACACGTTTTATTAATGACACCGATTTGAATCAACGTATTTTAAATCAAAAACTGACATTACCGACATCTATTGTAACCGAGTTGTATCAAATACAAATTCAAATAACGAATCAATATGTGTTAACTTTCTCAAATGATGTCATGAAAGCAATCAAGCAATATATTTTAAAAGAACTCGAACCGCTTGATGATACGATTATTGACAATGTCCACGTAGAAGAGCACTTAGTCGATAAGTCAAATGATAGTTCGGCGTATACACGTTATATAGAACTGCGTAACTTGTCTCAGTCGTTAAAGACGGAAAATTATCGTCATTATTATATTCATATGGAAGATTCACTTGACCGTTTAATCGATCGCACAGAAATTCAATATCAAGTGAAATCAAATGGAGATCATGAAAAAGACGTGCAACAACAAGTGGACGCTGTCACTGCTCAGAAAACCCCGATTAACGATGCAAAAATTGTTCAAGCATTAGACATTGTCAAAAATATACCATTGTTTAAATCAAGTGTGAAAAACATTGAGGAAACACGAGAAAGAATGCAACATCAAATCGTTAAAATAGGTGTTTTTGGGACATTCAGTGCTGGTAAAAGTAGCTTGATTAATGCGTTGTTAGGGGACAGTTATTTGACGAGTTCACCTAACCCGACGACAGCTGCAACTACTGAGATTGGTTATGGTGATACGCACCACGTTACGTTTAAAACGCCAGACATGTTGCTCCAAGAAATTAATGATGTGTTCGAACTTGAAGGACAACAATTTGACTGTATTGAAGCCTTTTTAGAAGCGAACACAGACAAGTTAAAAGGGCGTATCGACAAAAGCCGTCTTGCATTTATTCATGCGATTGAAAAGAATTATGCCCTGTATCAATCGTATATTGCAAAAGGGTTAAAACACGAAATTCAAGCTGCTGACGTACAAAAGTGGAGTGCTGAAGATGAATACGCGACTTTTGTCCAAACGGTGCATTTAAGATTGCCACTCGATTGGTTAAAAGACAAAATGATTGTGGACTCATTAGGGTTACATTCGAATAACCAACGTCATACGAACGAAACGGAAAAAATACTGACAACTTCAGATTTGATTTTATATGTGAGCTACTTTAATCACGCTTTTACCGACAATGATAAAGCGTTTATCGAACATATGAAAAATATGAATCAGTTAAAAGAACATCAGGCGTTCAAAATGGTCATTAATGCAACTGACTTAGCTGAAAATGAAGCTGATAAACGTGCTGTGTGTGACTACGTAGCCGATGCGTTAATGCAAGTACAAATGCAACCTGAAATTTTCGCTGTATCAAGTCGCGCTGCTTTAACTGAAGGGGACACCGGTGTGCAACAATTGAAAGCGAGTATTTCACAGTTTTCAGCAGTTGAATCCAAACATATTTTAGAAGCCAAAATATATGACCAGTTACGTTATATTGGGCAGTCTTATACACAAATGATTGAAGACCATACTTCAAATGCTGAAAAAATGCAGCAAGTTAAACAACAATTACAGCATATGCGTCAAAAAACGATTTTTAATTCGCAAAGCTTAACGGCAATTCGTCAAAAACTGATTAACGAAATAGAAGATCAAATGTATCACTTGAATGAGCGCTTAAAAATTCAATTATTAGATCATGTAAAGGCCATTTATAATACGCAAATGACGAATACAACACGTTTCAATGAGGAAAAACGACAATCGACAAAAGCGTATTTGAATCAAATCCATCAGAAGTTATATTTAGAACAAACTTTAATGATTGAGCGTATTAAATTTTTCTTTAACCAAGCGTTCCAACAAGAAATGGCACCGAAAATCAAATCGTTCCAGCAATATCACATCCTTTTGCCAGATATTGAAACGATAGAAGTTGCGCCTATAGACCAACCATTTTTAACGATTTCTTTAGATGCCATGGTCAACGCACTTCCGAAACAATTGACAAAGAAAAATATTATGCAGCCACAAGTACAAAAACAAATACAGACTGACATTAAAGATGAAACAGTGACATCACTGCAACCACGATTGGCTGATTTACGACAAGCGCTTGAAAGTATGCTCGATACATTAACAACAGAAGCCCAACAAGCGCTTGAACAGATTGAGTCACAAGCACAACGAGAAATCGATAATGCGTTAGCGGTGGAAGTAGATGATGCACTGATTGCTCAACTACAAGCAGAAACACCTAAATTATTAACAATATTGAATCTAAAGGACTGAAAACATGGCACACAAATTATTATTAATTGATGGCATGGCGTTATTATTTCGTCATTTTTATGCAACGAGTGTACACAAAAATTTTATGCGCAATACGAACGGCACACCGACAAACGGCACGCAAGGCTTTGTGAGACATGTCTACAGTGCGATTCGTGACGTTGAACCGACGCACGTTGCAGTATGTTGGGATATGGGGAAAGCGACCTTCCGGAATGACATGTTTGACGGTTACAAACAAAATCGTCCTGCACCACCTGAAGAGCTTATCCCACAATTCGACCATGTCCAACATATTTCTGAAACGC
Above is a genomic segment from Staphylococcus delphini containing:
- a CDS encoding YpoC family protein; the encoded protein is MNHQEIIAKMSTLEEALDDYAKQRKIGRDASIALLDDYYDALIRYFNVINEVEDYRLVAQESLRIVPFNIDERFAYIETRKHHYMGYQQMKTLKSELVKMYAAYRARHRLS
- a CDS encoding transglycosylase domain-containing protein translates to MTEKKGTSKQTKKKSGQKKNKNIKRMIIKVLSFLVLAFVILALLSVLLFAYYAWKAPAFNESKLQDPSPAKIYDKDDELVKTLDNGARREHVDLKDVPDTMKDAVLATEDNRFYDHGALDYKRLFGAVLKNITGGFGSQGASTLTQQVVKRTFLTDQKSIERKAQEAYLSYRLEQEYSKDEIFQMYLNKIYYSDGVYGIKAAARYYFDKDLKDLNLAESAYLAGLPQVPNTYNIYDHPEEAEKRKDTVLYLMAYHHRISEKEKKEAQDTPITENLVQRTAEDRQIKPDDDSEQYNSYVNFVKQELMNNPEFKGQNLSDILNSGIKIYTYMDKDAQNSLQNRIDNGGYYKNEDQMVGSTIVDSQTGALVAISGGRNYKDVVERNQATDAHPTGSTLKPFLAYGPAIDNMQWATNHSIQDESAYNINGATFRNYDQQSHGTVSIYDALRQSFNIPALKTWQQVKSQAGNNAPTDFAKKVGLEYENTDIGPSEVLGGSSSEFSPTQLASAYASFANGGTYNKAHSIKKVVEANGNTIEFDFTSHKAMNDYTAYMITEILKGTFEAYGSAYGNKVDGVNMAAKTGTGTYGAETYQQYNLPDSAAKDVWISGFTPKYTMSVWMGFSEVKQYGQNSFVGSSEQKYPQLLFKDVMSDISPRDGSDFTRPDSVAGSGKSLYVAKSPDGNTTSNFTESSNGTNIGSRSNNNRNGNNGQNLSNANNNSQQGNNNNSNNNGNGIFGNLFGR
- the recU gene encoding Holliday junction resolvase RecU, producing MNYPNGKPFKPSQTQDGSTRTNKSSKIKYGGRGMTLENDIESSNQYYLKTERAVIHKKPTPVQIVHVNYPKRSQAVIKEAYFRTPSTTDYNGVYKGYYIDFEAKETKNKTSFPLQNIHAHQVEHMKQAVAHGGIVFLLLRFKGINEVYLLPFKRFFPFWERFLKNGKKSIKVEEIQENGYYIPYQYQPRLDYLSAVDKLILDESEDRL
- a CDS encoding DUF1798 family protein, which encodes MQIVIQQLIHDLATISQRYEAARSGKQYDFYKEAQPFVQQVDAHLQTLQHYQDTISKQKYFNARKLQRMSSLMAELAVACHQFTTSKKLFLDQFKAVRHDLNYLSQLERDEHV
- a CDS encoding DUF1273 domain-containing protein; the protein is MFKTMYLTGYKSYELQIFNDQAPEVTYLKKFITQKLIQYIEEGLEWVLIQGQLGIELWGAECVIALKEDYPELKLGVITPFLEHTSKWNEQNQLKYQQVIEMSDYVNSVHQHTYEGPFQFQQADQFMLDHTDITVLIYDEEQPASSQFFKKKLVDFVEKTNYTCDIVTFDEITNFINDLQWSEEI
- the gpsB gene encoding cell division regulator GpsB, coding for MSDVSLKLSAKDIYEKDFEKTMVRGYRPQEVDAFLDDIIADYQKMSDLNNEVIKLSEENHKLKKEIEDLRIRVASSRPQDNKSFSNQSSNQNNNVDILKRISNLEKAVFGK
- a CDS encoding THUMP domain-containing class I SAM-dependent RNA methyltransferase, producing the protein MYQLLAVCPMGLESIVAKEVQDLGYDTRVENGRIYFEGDASAIVKANLWLRTADRVKLIVGQFEAVTFDSLFEQTKNLPWEQLIPADGQFPVQGRSLKSKLFSVPDVQAITKKAIVERLKNAHQVSGWLDESGAKYPVEVAILKDKVLLTIDTSGSGLNKRGYRLAQGEAPIKETLAASLVKLANWTGDTPLIDPFCGSGTIAIEACLIAQNIAPGFNRSFISEQWDIIPEGLYDQKRAEADELADYDKEIEIYASDIDPEMVEIAQRNADEVGIGDIIRFEVKDVNTLTIDHDGPIGLIGNPPYGERIGDRAEVEAMYRNLGILMQNHPNLSLYIMTSNKEFEYLANRKATKRRKLFNGYIETTYYQYWANKKA
- the rarD gene encoding EamA family transporter RarD encodes the protein MYQDNEFKKGILFALLAYVMWGTLPLYWSLIHDVDPIETLMYRIVLSLIFMLILLPIIGRWQQFAQDMAQLKAKPFKLLIIILAGYIVTVNWGTFIYAIDAGFVLQTSLGYYINPLVSILLSMIFFKERFNRLEWVAILFAVLGVVYMTFKVGEFPYISLILAFSFGIYGLLKKLVPMPALSSISIESLATAPMAIIYLIIVGQTADLSIGWNMSTFWLLFSGAVTALPLLSFSEGAIRIPLSLMGFIQYVGPTLIFILGIFVFKEPFNVDQFITFCFIWGGIVIYVISQIIKIKKRPQPLQYQN
- a CDS encoding dynamin family protein, producing the protein MQNQEQLDILYKLKKEVEKSDHTAFIHTINQMIKKVYLNHYTMTFVGHFSAGKSTVINRLIGQDILPSSPVPTTSNTALVTIADAPGITANIEGQKYTQLTSYDDVKQMNRENFQVESIDIRIQSDVFQNGFTFQDTPGVDSNVQSHSMQTEQFLYTSNIVFYTVDYNHVQSALNFQFMKRLNRAGIPVVFVINQIDKHDENELTFQTFQNRVEQSVREWDIDLLDTFYITKFEHPQNQFDALRAFIMEQDQHREAVKDYVARMKQFIHQHQLDYLQHEMDEILEQLNIKATQFDQAYQSHQQNEMISEEAQLLNDAGALKHYLKDKRRSIIDNAYIMTHDMRETIRYYLESMTKDFKAGGLFNKKKKTEEERQTRLNQLMTDLQSKVEHQIIKPMQEDLSFLTRFINDTDLNQRILNQKLTLPTSIVTELYQIQIQITNQYVLTFSNDVMKAIKQYILKELEPLDDTIIDNVHVEEHLVDKSNDSSAYTRYIELRNLSQSLKTENYRHYYIHMEDSLDRLIDRTEIQYQVKSNGDHEKDVQQQVDAVTAQKTPINDAKIVQALDIVKNIPLFKSSVKNIEETRERMQHQIVKIGVFGTFSAGKSSLINALLGDSYLTSSPNPTTAATTEIGYGDTHHVTFKTPDMLLQEINDVFELEGQQFDCIEAFLEANTDKLKGRIDKSRLAFIHAIEKNYALYQSYIAKGLKHEIQAADVQKWSAEDEYATFVQTVHLRLPLDWLKDKMIVDSLGLHSNNQRHTNETEKILTTSDLILYVSYFNHAFTDNDKAFIEHMKNMNQLKEHQAFKMVINATDLAENEADKRAVCDYVADALMQVQMQPEIFAVSSRAALTEGDTGVQQLKASISQFSAVESKHILEAKIYDQLRYIGQSYTQMIEDHTSNAEKMQQVKQQLQHMRQKTIFNSQSLTAIRQKLINEIEDQMYHLNERLKIQLLDHVKAIYNTQMTNTTRFNEEKRQSTKAYLNQIHQKLYLEQTLMIERIKFFFNQAFQQEMAPKIKSFQQYHILLPDIETIEVAPIDQPFLTISLDAMVNALPKQLTKKNIMQPQVQKQIQTDIKDETVTSLQPRLADLRQALESMLDTLTTEAQQALEQIESQAQREIDNALAVEVDDALIAQLQAETPKLLTILNLKD